The DNA window GTTACCTTTCTGAATGCATCATTAAAAGAAGATTTAGAATTGAATCCTACAAAATAGCAGATGGAAAGAATATCCTGATCTAATTTTTCTTCCAGAAGTTTGACTGCTTCTTCTATCCTAAATCCGTTAATATAGTTATGAAATCCGGTCTGCAAATGTTCATTTAGAAATTCAGTCAACTGATATGGTTTGATACCCAAGTCTTCTGATAAAGAATGAAGAGTAAGCTCAGGATCCCGATACAGTTTATCTTCTCTCATTAATTCTTGGATCCTAAGTTCTAATAAGTTCAGATCCAAACCGATCAGAAGGGATTTTTCATATTTTTTCTTTCTTACCTCTCTAGTTAAAGGAGCAAAAAAGTCCGGATATCTAGAAGGAGCCAAGAATAGAAGTGTTACTATCCCAGTCACAAGAAGCCCACCCACTCTAAACAAAATATCCAGACCGAACATGAATCCAAAAACCAAGGAATACATTGCAAATACTGTGATTGTTGCTAAAATAAAAATGAATCTTATTTGGGATTTTAACTCCGGAATAGAAATCACTGTTAATAACATTCTATATCTAAATCCGAAGTAAGTGGTAGTGAGTGCGGTTGTTAGAAAAAATCCCCAAGAAAGATAATGTTTATATCTAATATTTCTAAAATCTCCTAGGTCTGAGATGATCGAATCCCAAGGCCTTCCGAAAAAAAGTAACTCTCCTAAGAAAAAAAGTCCAGGCACAAGAAAGTGAAGTCGAATGTCCCTATACAACGTCTGGTTTGGGTATATCAA is part of the Leptospira andrefontaineae genome and encodes:
- a CDS encoding helix-turn-helix domain-containing protein, with the translated sequence MLNPEVVTPLFYFGSGLSFLLVVQKLIPPIKRREDRIGALLFLSLGIILFTVANVVLEIDRVYPHAIFLLLTSFSAIGPLSLLYTHSLIYPNQTLYRDIRLHFLVPGLFFLGELLFFGRPWDSIISDLGDFRNIRYKHYLSWGFFLTTALTTTYFGFRYRMLLTVISIPELKSQIRFIFILATITVFAMYSLVFGFMFGLDILFRVGGLLVTGIVTLLFLAPSRYPDFFAPLTREVRKKKYEKSLLIGLDLNLLELRIQELMREDKLYRDPELTLHSLSEDLGIKPYQLTEFLNEHLQTGFHNYINGFRIEEAVKLLEEKLDQDILSICYFVGFNSKSSFNDAFRKVTGKTPTQLRQKKSDIPEKQKLHTARTGVPPLGKGLGGMVELGDSDRISVKNRPIKAENR